A region of the Candidatus Deferrimicrobium sp. genome:
GATCAGACCAATCCCTTCACGATCAGCACCGCCAACGCAGCCACCGTGCCAGCGGCCAGGGTATCGTGCCTGCCCCGCTGCTCGGCCGTCAGCACCTCGAGGCTGAAGTAGAAGACGATCGTCTTCGCCGCGACCCGCCCCATGCTGTACGCCCGCAGGTTCTGCTCGGGGAGGTTCGGGACCACCAAGGCCAGGAAGACGATCAGGAAATCGAGCGGGGTGCTCTTGAACCCGTCCTTCCGCGTGGAAAGCTTCGACACCGCGATGTCGAGCAGCGCCAGCGCGCCGATCGACCACCGGTAGACCAGCAGCGTCGCCCCGCCCACCCACTCTACCCGCGCGCTCGTGCTCTCATAGACTACGAACGGGATCATCAGGAAGAGGACCACCCGAACCACGTCCGCCAGCCGGTCTTTCCGGAACCGCCAGACCGCCAGGATCAGCGCCAGGAAGAGCGCCGCGCCGGGCGTCACGTAGGCGGGCAGGTCCGCCGGGAGCAGGCACGTGAACACCAGGAGGACTGGAAGACCGATCTCGAGTACCCGGAACAGGGAACGGATCGCCCGCCCCTCGACCTTCATCCTGCGCAGGTACGTCGATCCGAAGAAGTCCCGCAAATCGACGAGGGTCGACTCCCTCAATCGCCACCTGTTTCGGGTCCCCACCGTGAAGAAAGCGACGACGATGGCCGAAAACGCCAGGTAGCCGCCCAGCAGGAGTCCGTCCGAGTGGAAACGGAGCATGAAGGCCGACAGCACCAGGAGCGACTGGCACGCGTAGATCACCATCACCGATTCGGTCTGCTGCAGACCCAGCCTGAGCAGGTTGTGGTGGAAATGGTTCCGGTCTGCCAGGAACGGGGAATGGCCGGCGGCGATGCGGACCGCCATCACCGACAGCGTATCCAGGATCGGGAACCCGAGCAGGATCAGGGGAAGGACGGGGCTCAAGGGCGTGTTCCCCTGGGTCAGGGCGAGCGACAGCGTGATGGCCGTGAACCCCAGGAGCTGGCTCCCCGTGTCCCCCATGAAAATGGAGGCCGGGTACGTGTTGAACCGCAGGAAGCCGAAGATGGCGCCCGCGGTGGCCAGCGCGATCAACCCCAGCACGAAATCCTCCTCAAGGTACGCGAGATACCCGATGCAGCAGAAGGTGAGCAGGCAGATCCCGCCCGCCAGGCCGTCCAGT
Encoded here:
- a CDS encoding MraY family glycosyltransferase, whose translation is GGAAEVPARQPRRAAAGGLLFFAGLIYWGGRFKALRRTTIILYGIGGGGAALLVVYLGGVRIHTFGSLLPDNMAIPNWFAVPFTVLAIMGVTNAINLSDGLDGLAGGICLLTFCCIGYLAYLEEDFVLGLIALATAGAIFGFLRFNTYPASIFMGDTGSQLLGFTAITLSLALTQGNTPLSPVLPLILLGFPILDTLSVMAVRIAAGHSPFLADRNHFHHNLLRLGLQQTESVMVIYACQSLLVLSAFMLRFHSDGLLLGGYLAFSAIVVAFFTVGTRNRWRLRESTLVDLRDFFGSTYLRRMKVEGRAIRSLFRVLEIGLPVLLVFTCLLPADLPAYVTPGAALFLALILAVWRFRKDRLADVVRVVLFLMIPFVVYESTSARVEWVGGATLLVYRWSIGALALLDIAVSKLSTRKDGFKSTPLDFLIVFLALVVPNLPEQNLRAYSMGRVAAKTIVFYFSLEVLTAEQRGRHDTLAAGTVAALAVLIVKGLV